One region of Pseudomonas glycinae genomic DNA includes:
- the rph gene encoding ribonuclease PH — MKRPSGRAADQLRSIRITRNYTKHAEGSVLVEFGDTKVICTVSVENGVPRFLKGQGQGWLTAEYGMLPRATGERNQREASRGKQGGRTLEIQRLIGRSLRAALDMSKLGDVTLYVDCDVIQADGGTRTASITGAMVALVDALKVIKKRGGLKGGDPLKQMIGAISVGMYQGEPVLDLDYLEDSAAETDLNVVMTSTGGFIEVQGTAEGAPFQPEELNAMLELAKKGMNEIFELQKAALAD; from the coding sequence ATGAAACGTCCAAGTGGTCGCGCTGCCGATCAGCTCCGCTCGATCCGCATTACCCGCAACTACACCAAACACGCCGAGGGATCGGTACTGGTCGAATTCGGTGATACCAAAGTCATCTGCACCGTCAGCGTCGAGAACGGCGTGCCGCGTTTCCTCAAAGGGCAGGGCCAGGGTTGGCTGACCGCCGAATACGGCATGTTGCCGCGCGCCACCGGCGAGCGTAACCAGCGCGAAGCGAGCCGCGGCAAGCAGGGCGGCCGTACCCTGGAAATCCAGCGCCTGATCGGTCGTTCCCTGCGCGCCGCGCTGGACATGTCCAAGCTGGGCGACGTCACCCTTTACGTCGACTGCGACGTGATCCAGGCTGACGGCGGTACCCGCACCGCGTCGATCACCGGCGCCATGGTTGCGCTGGTCGATGCACTTAAAGTGATCAAGAAGCGTGGCGGCCTGAAGGGCGGCGACCCGCTCAAGCAAATGATCGGCGCTATTTCCGTGGGCATGTACCAGGGCGAGCCGGTGCTGGATCTGGACTATCTTGAAGATTCCGCCGCCGAGACCGACCTCAACGTGGTGATGACCAGCACCGGCGGTTTCATCGAAGTGCAGGGTACTGCCGAAGGCGCCCCGTTCCAGCCTGAAGAGCTGAACGCGATGCTGGAACTGGCGAAGAAAGGCATGAACGAAATCTTCGAACTGCAAAAGGCTGCACTGGCCGACTGA
- a CDS encoding DUF4870 domain-containing protein — protein MSDEQELLPKPSQEVRQWAMFCHLSALLGIWIPFGTLIGPLVLWQMKRETDPFIDAQGKEALNFQITVAIASMICFVLMLLLIGFVLFGLLAIAALVLTIIGGVKANEGFPYRYPFTWRLIK, from the coding sequence ATGAGTGATGAGCAAGAGTTGCTGCCCAAACCGAGCCAGGAGGTTCGCCAATGGGCCATGTTTTGTCACTTGTCCGCCTTGCTGGGGATCTGGATTCCGTTCGGCACGCTGATCGGGCCGCTGGTTCTGTGGCAGATGAAGCGCGAGACCGATCCGTTCATCGACGCCCAGGGCAAGGAAGCGCTGAATTTTCAGATCACCGTGGCGATCGCTTCGATGATCTGCTTCGTGCTGATGCTGTTGCTTATCGGGTTCGTGCTGTTTGGCCTGCTGGCCATCGCGGCGCTGGTGTTGACGATTATCGGTGGGGTGAAAGCCAACGAAGGTTTCCCGTACCGTTATCCGTTCACCTGGCGGTTGATCAAATAA
- a CDS encoding exodeoxyribonuclease III: MRIISVNVNGIQAAVERGLLSWLQAQNADVICLQDTRASAFELDDPAFQLDGYFLYACDAEVPAQGGVALYSRLQPKAVISGLGFETADRYGRYLQADFDKVSIATLLLPSGMNGDEDLNQKFKLMDDFGKYLDKQRRKRREYIYCGSLYVAQQKLDIKNWRDSQQSPGFLAPERAWMDEIVGNMGYVDALREVSREGDQYSWWPDNEQAEMLNLGWRFDYQILTPGLRRFVRSARLPRQPRFSQHAPLIVDYDWTLTI; the protein is encoded by the coding sequence ATGCGGATCATCAGTGTGAACGTCAATGGTATTCAGGCTGCAGTCGAGCGCGGTTTGCTCAGTTGGCTGCAGGCACAGAATGCCGACGTCATCTGCCTGCAGGACACCCGTGCCTCCGCCTTTGAACTGGATGACCCAGCCTTCCAACTGGACGGCTACTTCCTTTATGCCTGCGATGCTGAAGTCCCTGCCCAAGGCGGCGTGGCTTTGTATTCGCGGTTGCAACCGAAGGCTGTCATCAGCGGTCTCGGTTTCGAGACGGCCGACCGCTACGGGCGCTACCTGCAAGCAGATTTCGACAAAGTCAGTATTGCCACCTTGCTGCTTCCTTCGGGGATGAACGGCGATGAGGACTTGAACCAGAAGTTCAAGCTCATGGACGACTTCGGCAAGTACCTGGACAAACAGCGGCGCAAACGTCGCGAGTACATTTATTGTGGCTCGCTGTACGTCGCGCAGCAGAAGCTCGACATCAAGAACTGGCGCGACAGCCAGCAATCCCCGGGTTTCCTGGCGCCGGAACGCGCCTGGATGGACGAGATTGTCGGCAACATGGGCTACGTAGATGCCCTGCGCGAAGTCAGCCGCGAAGGCGACCAGTACAGCTGGTGGCCGGACAACGAACAGGCCGAGATGTTGAATCTGGGCTGGCGCTTCGATTACCAGATCCTGACCCCTGGCCTGCGGCGCTTCGTGCGCAGCGCACGCCTGCCGCGTCAGCCACGGTTCTCGCAGCATGCGCCGCTGATCGTCGACTACGACTGGACGCTGACCATCTAA
- the pyrE gene encoding orotate phosphoribosyltransferase produces the protein MQAYQRDFIRFAIDRGVLRFGEFTLKSGRTSPYFFNAGLFNSGSALAQLGRFYAAAIAESGIPFDVLFGPAYKGIPLAATTAVALAEHHNRDLPWCFNRKEAKAHGEGGSLVGAPLTGDVLIIDDVITAGTAIREVMQIIASQDGAKAAGVLIALNRQERGNGELSAIQEVERDFGIPVISIVSLNQVLEFLADDPQLKQHLPAVEAYRAQFGV, from the coding sequence ATGCAAGCGTATCAGCGCGATTTCATTCGTTTTGCCATCGATCGCGGCGTTTTGCGCTTCGGTGAGTTCACCCTGAAGTCCGGGCGTACCAGTCCTTACTTCTTCAATGCCGGCCTGTTCAACTCGGGTTCCGCGCTGGCGCAGCTGGGTCGTTTCTACGCTGCGGCCATCGCCGAGAGCGGCATTCCGTTCGACGTGCTGTTCGGCCCGGCCTACAAAGGCATCCCGTTGGCGGCAACCACTGCCGTGGCGCTGGCCGAACACCACAACCGTGACCTGCCATGGTGCTTCAACCGCAAGGAAGCCAAGGCCCACGGCGAAGGTGGCAGCCTGGTCGGCGCACCGCTGACCGGCGACGTGCTGATCATCGACGACGTGATCACCGCTGGCACCGCGATCCGTGAAGTGATGCAGATCATCGCTTCCCAGGACGGCGCCAAGGCCGCCGGCGTGCTGATCGCCCTGAACCGTCAGGAGCGCGGCAACGGCGAGCTGTCGGCAATCCAGGAAGTCGAGCGTGATTTCGGCATCCCGGTCATCAGCATCGTATCGCTGAACCAGGTACTGGAATTCCTGGCAGACGACCCGCAACTCAAGCAGCACCTGCCAGCCGTTGAAGCCTATCGCGCCCAGTTCGGCGTCTGA
- a CDS encoding nucleotidyl transferase AbiEii/AbiGii toxin family protein has product MAPLVPQEPQNASEYDDRTTTAVKAVLVEMGQILGSFRGKFTVIGGAVPWLLLANDDMQHVGTLDVDLSLDPQALGDGEYATLIEALMGNGYEQRGDLRRFQLVRQVPAEDGGAPIDVIVDFLMPRDAEIIKNRPPILSDFAVQRADGADLAIRFYQMVAIEGPMPTGGKNRVEVAVCSIPALLAMKGYALNGRHKQKDAYDIYYCVRNYPGGTESLADECRSVLETGSGEQGFIYISQKFDVIDGYGPTSVRRFVEDSQILEDRTPDQWQQDAFGQVDALLRALRLRD; this is encoded by the coding sequence ATGGCCCCGTTAGTGCCTCAAGAACCTCAAAATGCCTCGGAATATGACGACAGAACAACGACCGCAGTGAAAGCTGTACTCGTTGAAATGGGACAAATTCTTGGTAGCTTCAGAGGCAAGTTCACAGTGATAGGCGGTGCGGTGCCATGGTTACTGCTTGCAAATGATGACATGCAACATGTCGGGACTCTGGACGTCGACTTGAGCCTGGATCCGCAGGCACTGGGTGACGGCGAGTACGCAACCTTGATCGAGGCCTTGATGGGCAACGGCTATGAACAAAGAGGCGACTTACGACGCTTCCAACTCGTTCGTCAGGTGCCCGCCGAAGACGGGGGAGCCCCGATAGATGTGATCGTGGATTTTTTGATGCCACGCGACGCCGAAATCATCAAAAACAGGCCACCCATTCTCAGCGACTTTGCAGTACAACGCGCTGACGGCGCCGACCTGGCCATCCGTTTCTACCAGATGGTAGCAATCGAAGGACCTATGCCCACAGGCGGTAAAAATCGTGTAGAAGTTGCCGTATGTTCCATACCAGCACTTCTTGCGATGAAGGGTTACGCCTTGAATGGGAGACACAAACAGAAAGACGCCTACGACATCTACTACTGCGTCCGCAATTATCCCGGAGGCACAGAATCACTTGCTGATGAGTGCCGGTCAGTGTTGGAAACAGGAAGTGGCGAACAAGGCTTTATATACATCAGCCAGAAGTTCGACGTCATTGACGGGTACGGCCCAACGTCAGTTAGACGCTTTGTTGAAGACAGCCAAATCCTTGAAGATCGAACACCGGATCAGTGGCAGCAGGATGCCTTCGGACAGGTGGATGCTTTGCTACGCGCCTTGCGACTGCGGGACTAA
- a CDS encoding type IV toxin-antitoxin system AbiEi family antitoxin, with protein MKELEKNSKDALHGLIAKIPILEVKSLKSTEHSEAWEPDFVVEIITSGKSYTLVCEAKASGQPRFVNSAILQLRDYINTREIDATPILIAPYLSPAARQACREKDVGYLDLEGNAWISFAGVFIDHQVAEKPPSEHRELKSLFKPKSAQIIRRMLREPAHEWRVIELSQASGVSLGQVSNVRTALLNREWAEATNNGFLLRDPQTVLDAWIEAYEPPPGVRKTFYTPLHGSALESAARNAISQHNDATVLFSSFSAAQWLAPYARVSTHHFYADEKGVDVLIKALKLAPASKGENVVITLPKDEGILLDTVEAAPGVICTSPVQTYLDLSVSGERGKEAAEHLRQEQLTWPR; from the coding sequence ATGAAAGAGCTCGAAAAAAATTCAAAAGACGCGCTTCACGGCCTTATTGCAAAAATTCCGATTCTTGAAGTTAAAAGCCTTAAATCGACTGAGCACTCCGAAGCCTGGGAGCCTGACTTCGTTGTCGAAATCATCACATCCGGGAAGTCGTACACGCTGGTCTGCGAAGCAAAGGCGAGTGGACAACCCAGATTTGTAAACTCCGCCATCCTGCAACTTCGTGACTACATCAACACGCGGGAGATCGATGCCACACCCATCCTGATAGCCCCTTATCTTTCCCCGGCAGCCCGACAAGCCTGTCGAGAAAAAGACGTTGGGTATCTGGATCTGGAAGGAAACGCCTGGATTTCGTTCGCGGGTGTTTTCATTGATCATCAAGTCGCTGAAAAGCCCCCGTCTGAACATAGAGAGCTGAAGTCTCTGTTCAAACCAAAATCGGCGCAGATTATTCGCAGGATGCTTCGAGAGCCAGCTCATGAATGGCGAGTAATAGAGCTTTCTCAAGCTTCCGGCGTCAGCCTTGGTCAAGTCAGCAACGTCCGCACCGCTCTGCTCAACCGAGAATGGGCAGAAGCGACAAACAATGGATTTCTCTTGCGCGATCCTCAGACCGTTCTGGATGCCTGGATTGAGGCCTATGAACCGCCACCAGGAGTGCGCAAGACGTTCTACACCCCATTACATGGCAGCGCCCTGGAAAGCGCGGCTCGAAATGCTATCAGCCAACATAACGACGCAACTGTGCTCTTTTCCTCGTTTTCTGCCGCACAGTGGTTAGCCCCTTACGCGCGCGTCAGCACCCATCACTTCTACGCAGACGAAAAAGGAGTAGACGTGTTGATCAAGGCGTTAAAGCTCGCTCCCGCGTCCAAGGGTGAAAATGTCGTGATCACTCTTCCCAAGGACGAAGGGATTTTGCTGGACACCGTCGAAGCAGCACCTGGTGTCATTTGCACCAGTCCTGTTCAGACCTATCTGGATTTATCTGTTTCAGGAGAACGCGGCAAGGAAGCTGCCGAGCATCTACGACAGGAGCAATTGACATGGCCCCGTTAG
- the argB gene encoding acetylglutamate kinase, translated as MTLERDAAANTAKVLSEALPYIRRYVGKTLVIKYGGNAMESEELKTGFARDIVLMKAVGINPVVVHGGGPQIGDLLKRLSIESHFVDGMRVTDAATMDVVEMVLGGQVNKSIVNLINRHGGSAIGLTGKDAGLIRAKKLTVTRQTPEMTQPEIIDIGHVGEVVGINTELLNLLVKGNFIPVIAPIGVGENGESYNINADLVAGKVAEALKAEKLMLLTNIAGLMDKSGTVLTGLSTQQVDDLIADGTIYGGMLPKIRCALEAVQGGVGSSLIIDGRVPNAILLEIFTDTGVGTLISNRKRP; from the coding sequence ATGACCCTCGAACGCGATGCCGCCGCCAACACTGCCAAGGTCCTGTCCGAAGCGCTGCCTTATATCCGCCGATACGTCGGCAAGACCCTGGTGATCAAATACGGCGGCAACGCGATGGAAAGCGAGGAGCTGAAAACCGGCTTCGCCCGCGACATCGTGCTGATGAAGGCCGTGGGCATCAACCCGGTGGTCGTGCACGGCGGTGGCCCGCAGATCGGCGATCTGCTCAAGCGCCTGTCGATCGAAAGCCATTTCGTCGACGGCATGCGCGTCACCGACGCCGCGACCATGGACGTGGTGGAAATGGTCCTCGGCGGCCAGGTCAACAAAAGCATCGTCAACCTGATCAACCGTCACGGCGGCAGCGCCATTGGCCTGACCGGTAAAGATGCCGGGCTGATTCGTGCGAAAAAGCTCACCGTCACCCGCCAGACCCCGGAGATGACCCAGCCGGAAATCATCGACATCGGTCATGTGGGCGAAGTGGTCGGGATCAACACCGAACTGCTGAATCTGCTGGTCAAAGGCAACTTCATCCCGGTGATCGCGCCGATCGGTGTGGGTGAAAACGGCGAGTCGTACAACATCAACGCTGACCTGGTGGCCGGCAAGGTCGCCGAAGCGCTGAAAGCCGAGAAGCTGATGCTGCTGACCAACATCGCCGGCCTGATGGACAAGTCGGGCACCGTGCTGACCGGCCTGAGCACCCAGCAGGTCGACGACCTGATCGCCGACGGCACTATCTATGGCGGCATGCTGCCGAAGATCCGCTGTGCGCTGGAAGCGGTTCAGGGCGGTGTGGGCAGCTCGCTGATCATCGACGGCCGCGTACCGAACGCGATCCTGCTGGAAATCTTCACCGACACCGGTGTGGGTACGCTGATCAGCAATCGCAAGCGTCCGTAA